In the Vibrio gigantis genome, one interval contains:
- a CDS encoding nucleoside hydrolase — protein sequence MKKKIILDTDPGIDDAMAILFAEAHPEIELMGITTVYGNATIENGTQNALYLKQKFGMNAFVAKGTDKPLVRDPVGATVVVHGEAGFGDVKAPSSLDVSAIEKPAYQFIIDSVRAEPGEITLVAVGPLTNLALALEAAPEIVDLVKEVVIMGGAFGENDHRGNVTPFAEANIHDDPHAADKVFTASWPVTVIGLDVTEESFFTRQYLDDLRDEAGEVGQFIWDVSRYYLKFYSEKVGMEGCHVHDPSAIAYVIQPSLFECRSGAIRVVTDGPAEGMTIQKSDQRSYMNDEWSSFPAQKVGVKVDDEALLSLYRETLVRYSQS from the coding sequence ATGAAAAAGAAAATCATTCTAGATACTGATCCGGGCATTGATGATGCAATGGCAATTCTATTTGCAGAAGCTCACCCAGAGATTGAGCTGATGGGTATTACTACGGTTTATGGTAATGCAACGATAGAGAACGGTACTCAGAATGCGCTTTATTTGAAGCAAAAGTTTGGTATGAATGCGTTTGTGGCAAAGGGGACCGATAAGCCTTTAGTAAGAGATCCAGTTGGGGCAACCGTGGTCGTACATGGCGAAGCCGGTTTTGGTGATGTGAAAGCGCCAAGCTCGTTAGATGTTTCAGCGATTGAGAAGCCAGCTTATCAGTTCATTATCGACAGTGTTAGAGCTGAACCGGGAGAGATCACTCTTGTGGCTGTAGGCCCTCTTACTAACCTTGCGCTTGCTCTGGAAGCTGCCCCTGAAATCGTCGACTTAGTAAAGGAAGTGGTCATTATGGGTGGCGCATTTGGTGAAAACGACCATAGAGGTAATGTGACTCCATTTGCGGAAGCAAATATACACGATGACCCTCATGCTGCAGACAAGGTATTTACGGCATCATGGCCTGTGACCGTTATCGGGCTTGATGTGACAGAGGAGAGCTTCTTTACTCGCCAATACCTTGATGACTTGAGAGATGAAGCTGGAGAAGTAGGGCAGTTCATCTGGGATGTTAGTCGTTACTATTTGAAGTTCTATTCGGAAAAAGTGGGAATGGAAGGCTGTCATGTTCACGATCCATCAGCCATTGCTTATGTCATCCAGCCTTCTTTGTTCGAATGTCGCAGTGGTGCGATTAGAGTGGTCACTGATGGCCCTGCGGAAGGTATGACGATCCAGAAAAGCGACCAGCGTAGTTACATGAATGATGAGTGGAGTTCATTCCCGGCGCAGAAGGTCGGCGTTAAAGTAGACGATGAGGCGCTGTTGTCACTCTATAGAGAGACGTTAGTTCGATATTCCCAGAGTTAA
- a CDS encoding ChaN family lipoprotein yields the protein MQRIILIGLATLLTACANQPSNSTSQQVTNTQTETVSTFYEYQFASPQGETLSLNALPEQLIEADVVLIGEWHTHSAIHRFQTDFLKARRNATSNIALSMEQFTREHQDTLNQYLNGEIGEQVLISKAAAWPNYESDYRALVEFAKANDIDVIAANAPKPFVQCIGRKGLPYLEQLSSEQRDWVATEVNIGDSPYKEKFMASMHHGTPEQTEKQFAAQVTWDETMAESIVNYLASNPDKQVIHVAGKFHTEGGLGTAASILRRNPDLKVAVISPVAEFSSDATDYQLKVLSPPARFVQKENRMKAYKHLSKRSASLECD from the coding sequence ATGCAACGTATTATTCTTATCGGATTAGCTACCCTGCTTACGGCTTGTGCTAATCAACCTTCAAACAGCACTTCTCAACAAGTGACTAACACGCAAACGGAAACCGTTTCCACATTCTATGAATACCAGTTTGCTTCTCCACAAGGCGAAACGCTTTCTCTCAATGCTTTACCCGAGCAGCTGATTGAGGCTGATGTGGTTCTTATTGGCGAATGGCACACTCACTCGGCAATTCATCGTTTCCAAACCGACTTCTTAAAAGCGCGCCGCAACGCAACATCAAACATTGCGCTTTCAATGGAACAATTCACTCGAGAACATCAAGACACGCTAAACCAATACTTAAACGGTGAGATTGGTGAGCAAGTGCTTATCTCCAAGGCAGCTGCTTGGCCAAATTACGAAAGTGATTACCGCGCACTGGTTGAGTTTGCTAAAGCGAATGATATAGATGTTATCGCAGCAAACGCTCCAAAGCCCTTCGTTCAATGTATTGGCCGTAAGGGATTACCTTACCTAGAACAGCTTTCTTCAGAACAACGAGATTGGGTTGCGACTGAGGTTAATATTGGCGATAGCCCTTACAAAGAAAAGTTCATGGCTTCCATGCATCACGGTACGCCAGAGCAAACAGAAAAGCAGTTTGCCGCTCAGGTTACTTGGGACGAAACCATGGCTGAATCAATTGTTAACTACCTAGCATCTAACCCTGATAAACAAGTGATTCATGTAGCAGGCAAGTTCCACACAGAAGGAGGTTTAGGCACGGCGGCTTCGATTCTACGTCGTAACCCGGATCTAAAAGTGGCAGTTATCAGCCCGGTTGCTGAGTTCTCATCGGATGCTACTGATTACCAACTAAAAGTACTCTCTCCACCGGCGCGCTTTGTTCAGAAAGAGAACCGAATGAAGGCATACAAACACCTATCAAAACGCAGTGCTAGTCTAGAGTGTGACTAA
- a CDS encoding DUF2989 domain-containing protein, which yields MKWLAISLLPFTLVGCLEGNKNTDQLCQSNPGLQCEQLNMNDGQCRVARTDLIWHRFEVQKQPTEINKIKEFELVTAYKKCLELAAQIETIDQSKLQERRFTSLMHSIEESERIVGELSQSDTPETLYFLWSQTGDTNARRSFLQLEGTDALNTAEMQYALATFYTTRDHAKTLKLLNNALTLSSNSAVNTEIFKSMASINHSLGHMEKAYVWAMVAKEFDVPIASEAELAVLYRFEDSKYKQLDKDADKIVEAIEDGVYSPAIVPSY from the coding sequence ATGAAATGGTTGGCGATTAGCCTATTGCCTTTCACTCTGGTTGGGTGTCTTGAAGGAAACAAAAATACCGATCAACTGTGCCAAAGTAACCCGGGCCTTCAGTGTGAACAATTGAACATGAACGATGGGCAATGTCGTGTCGCACGTACCGACCTCATCTGGCATCGATTTGAAGTTCAGAAGCAACCCACCGAAATCAACAAAATTAAAGAATTCGAATTAGTCACTGCCTACAAAAAGTGCCTAGAGCTCGCGGCTCAGATCGAAACTATTGACCAATCTAAACTGCAAGAGCGCCGCTTTACCTCTTTAATGCACAGTATTGAAGAGTCTGAGCGTATTGTTGGTGAGCTATCGCAATCTGATACACCGGAAACACTTTACTTCTTGTGGTCGCAAACTGGAGACACCAACGCAAGACGCAGTTTCCTACAACTGGAAGGCACAGACGCGTTAAACACGGCAGAGATGCAATATGCCTTAGCTACCTTCTATACCACCAGAGATCATGCTAAAACACTTAAGCTACTTAATAATGCCTTAACGCTATCGAGCAACTCTGCCGTCAATACAGAGATCTTTAAGTCAATGGCCAGCATCAACCACAGCTTGGGCCATATGGAAAAGGCGTATGTCTGGGCGATGGTTGCCAAAGAGTTTGATGTACCAATTGCATCAGAAGCGGAACTGGCCGTTCTCTATCGCTTTGAAGATTCAAAATACAAACAGTTAGATAAAGACGCAGACAAAATTGTCGAAGCTATTGAGGATGGGGTCTACAGCCCAGCGATCGTCCCAAGTTATTGA
- the msrB gene encoding peptide-methionine (R)-S-oxide reductase MsrB: protein MWRDINVIQKGGNMIKPDEYWRERLTDDEFAVCRERGTEAPYSGKLLHNHKTGVYSCTCCESPLFLSDNKYDSGCGWPSFDAPVNDEAVRYIEDLSHGMKRVEIRCSACDSHLGHVFPDGPKTTGERFCVNSVSLIFNKNDESTK from the coding sequence ATGTGGAGAGATATTAACGTGATTCAAAAGGGAGGAAATATGATAAAGCCTGATGAATACTGGCGTGAGCGCCTAACGGACGACGAATTTGCAGTGTGTCGTGAGCGTGGTACTGAAGCCCCATATAGCGGCAAATTACTGCATAACCATAAGACTGGCGTCTATAGCTGCACATGCTGTGAAAGCCCTTTATTTCTGTCTGATAATAAATACGATTCTGGGTGTGGTTGGCCAAGCTTTGATGCACCAGTGAATGATGAAGCAGTACGCTATATAGAAGATCTAAGTCACGGAATGAAGCGTGTAGAGATCCGTTGTAGCGCCTGTGATAGCCATTTAGGTCACGTTTTTCCTGATGGACCGAAGACAACTGGCGAACGATTCTGTGTTAATTCGGTGTCGTTAATTTTCAACAAAAATGACGAAAGTACGAAATAA
- a CDS encoding D-hexose-6-phosphate mutarotase, protein MDLSTLPALAVLSDNVTIVEHEGVKLVRVIHDKANAAISLFGGHVVSFQPQGQGDLIWMSQQAKFDGKTALRGGIPVCWPWFGRIAAPAHGFARSSEWQLVEHRESEAGVIVSLGLKPSEETLAVWPHQFDARLNVEIGDELKVTLDVKNTDSQPWTFSGALHTYLNVGDIHSTTTTGMGAEYIDSLQGGKICQGGAELVLTDTIDRVYTQPEVQILVADKKLERTLSVENQGHNSAVLWNPWAEGAAGMGDMQDDGYLTMLCVESTLHAPSLEAGKTLQPGESHQLITTISVQ, encoded by the coding sequence ATGGATTTATCTACTCTACCTGCACTCGCTGTACTTTCTGACAACGTCACTATCGTTGAACATGAAGGTGTAAAACTGGTTCGCGTTATCCACGATAAAGCAAACGCAGCGATTTCGCTGTTTGGCGGCCATGTGGTGTCATTCCAACCGCAAGGTCAAGGAGACCTTATCTGGATGAGCCAACAGGCTAAATTCGACGGTAAAACTGCTCTACGTGGTGGTATTCCAGTATGCTGGCCTTGGTTTGGTCGCATTGCAGCACCTGCGCATGGTTTTGCTCGTTCAAGTGAATGGCAGTTGGTTGAACACCGTGAAAGTGAAGCTGGCGTGATTGTTAGCTTAGGTCTGAAGCCAAGTGAAGAGACTCTAGCAGTATGGCCTCATCAGTTCGATGCACGTTTGAATGTTGAGATTGGCGATGAGCTGAAAGTAACATTAGATGTGAAAAACACAGATTCGCAACCATGGACTTTCTCTGGCGCGCTGCACACTTACCTAAACGTTGGCGATATCCACAGCACAACGACCACAGGTATGGGTGCTGAGTACATCGATAGCCTACAAGGTGGCAAGATCTGCCAAGGCGGTGCTGAGCTTGTACTAACCGATACCATTGACCGTGTTTACACTCAACCAGAAGTTCAAATCTTGGTTGCGGACAAAAAACTTGAGCGTACTCTATCGGTTGAAAACCAAGGCCATAACTCTGCAGTTTTGTGGAACCCGTGGGCAGAAGGTGCTGCTGGTATGGGTGACATGCAAGACGACGGTTACCTAACCATGCTTTGCGTAGAATCAACACTGCATGCACCAAGCCTAGAGGCAGGAAAAACACTACAGCCTGGCGAAAGCCACCAGCTGATTACAACGATTTCTGTTCAGTAA
- a CDS encoding BCCT family transporter, translated as MKNTFELIDKPTFFGAIALLLTIVFPLILFPAQGADWIAIAKTFMTDQLGFLYLALGLAACAFMVYVVFSDMGQIKLGDADEEPEFKTASWAAMLFCGGIGASILYWGCIEWAYYYQSPPFQLEPGSEEAVRWAATYGLFHWGPIAWSIYLIPAIPIAYFFYVRKQPVLKISSALMPVLGEHRSKGVPGKIVDILFIFGLLGGAATTLGLAAPLITEGLNHLFGLPKNNLTQVMVLLVCTAIFAYSSYAGLEKGIKILSNINFWGAMGLLAFVLIAGPTIFMLETGLDSIGRLLSNFFVMATWAEPFGGYGTFENTHFPQDWTIFYWAWWLVFAPSMGLFVARISRGRTIKQMVSGSIFFGSLGCFLFFMILGNYGLSLQLSGELDVVAILNAEGATKAIFSMLAQLPMSTLVIAVFTLLCIIFTATTFDSISYILASVVQNNVTEEPMRWNRMFWAFTLSFLPTILMFLGGLSTLQTAAIVGGLPLLAISVMLMISAVRATNLDLRHQDAYIEPTINIEELPDMDPWSAEGMALAQFEKERDAAQEAAELERVAYTELAAVKKEIRAYVLEQGSQMETHELPENLQQALEQAESNLSAAQAKKIELSEQAQNARITFNQVVADLPLA; from the coding sequence GTGAAAAACACTTTTGAGCTTATCGATAAGCCAACCTTCTTTGGTGCTATTGCACTACTCCTCACGATAGTTTTCCCGCTCATTCTGTTTCCAGCTCAAGGTGCAGATTGGATTGCGATTGCGAAAACATTCATGACTGACCAACTTGGTTTTCTATACCTTGCGCTAGGTCTCGCGGCTTGTGCATTTATGGTTTACGTTGTGTTCAGTGATATGGGACAAATTAAACTGGGCGATGCCGATGAAGAGCCTGAGTTTAAAACAGCATCATGGGCTGCAATGCTGTTTTGTGGCGGTATCGGTGCAAGTATCTTGTACTGGGGCTGTATTGAGTGGGCTTACTACTACCAATCACCGCCTTTCCAACTAGAACCCGGCAGTGAAGAAGCGGTTCGTTGGGCTGCAACTTACGGTTTGTTCCACTGGGGGCCAATCGCTTGGTCTATCTACCTGATCCCAGCGATTCCTATCGCTTACTTCTTCTATGTGCGTAAACAGCCAGTTCTAAAGATTTCTAGCGCGTTAATGCCAGTTCTTGGTGAACACCGCAGTAAAGGCGTACCTGGAAAAATCGTCGATATCTTATTCATTTTCGGTCTACTTGGCGGTGCAGCGACAACATTAGGTTTAGCCGCTCCTCTTATTACTGAAGGTCTGAATCACCTATTCGGTCTACCTAAAAACAACCTAACTCAAGTGATGGTGCTTTTAGTTTGTACTGCGATTTTTGCTTACTCTTCTTATGCCGGATTGGAAAAAGGCATCAAGATCCTAAGTAACATCAACTTCTGGGGTGCGATGGGTCTACTGGCTTTCGTTCTGATCGCTGGTCCAACAATCTTCATGCTAGAAACAGGTTTAGACTCAATTGGTCGTCTACTGTCTAATTTCTTCGTGATGGCAACGTGGGCTGAACCATTTGGTGGCTACGGTACCTTCGAAAACACTCACTTCCCACAAGACTGGACGATTTTCTACTGGGCATGGTGGTTAGTATTTGCACCAAGTATGGGTCTGTTTGTTGCGCGTATTTCTCGCGGCAGAACCATCAAGCAAATGGTGTCAGGTTCGATTTTCTTTGGTTCTCTAGGTTGTTTCCTATTCTTCATGATCTTAGGTAACTACGGCCTATCACTGCAACTTTCTGGTGAGCTAGATGTAGTTGCTATCCTGAATGCAGAAGGCGCAACAAAAGCGATCTTCTCGATGCTAGCGCAGCTGCCGATGAGCACTCTAGTCATCGCGGTATTCACTTTGCTCTGTATTATCTTTACAGCAACGACGTTTGATTCCATCTCATACATCCTTGCGTCTGTGGTTCAAAACAACGTAACTGAAGAGCCAATGCGTTGGAACCGTATGTTCTGGGCATTCACTCTGTCGTTCTTACCAACGATTCTGATGTTCTTGGGTGGCCTAAGTACGCTACAAACCGCAGCAATTGTTGGTGGTTTACCGCTATTGGCTATCTCTGTGATGCTGATGATCTCTGCAGTTCGTGCAACTAACCTCGACCTGCGCCATCAAGACGCATACATCGAACCAACGATTAACATCGAAGAACTGCCAGACATGGATCCATGGTCTGCTGAAGGTATGGCGCTGGCTCAGTTTGAGAAAGAAAGAGATGCAGCACAAGAAGCCGCAGAACTTGAGCGTGTTGCTTACACAGAACTCGCTGCAGTGAAAAAAGAAATTCGCGCTTATGTGCTAGAACAAGGTTCACAAATGGAAACTCACGAGTTACCAGAGAACCTACAACAAGCACTTGAGCAGGCCGAGAGTAATCTTAGTGCCGCACAAGCGAAAAAGATCGAGTTATCTGAGCAAGCTCAGAATGCTCGTATCACGTTCAACCAGGTGGTTGCAGACTTACCGCTTGCTTGA
- a CDS encoding baseplate complex protein translates to MLTLNGTQLPLKNLRISVRQQLAGQDMSGQTSATDQAETGSKGKILTVKGVIPFTKKQLLTNLFSMAEAQDSGARQIYRISNKTAEALKIRQVKFQGAVRADEQDSHRQWSVSFELIEHLSVPERVEQRQPDKPAAQQKVQGVNTPVEIGQSDDVPPGTDVELTGFMKILKAADNALA, encoded by the coding sequence ATGCTAACCCTAAACGGCACTCAACTCCCATTAAAGAACCTACGCATTAGCGTTCGTCAGCAACTGGCCGGACAGGATATGTCCGGCCAGACCTCGGCTACCGACCAAGCGGAAACAGGTAGCAAAGGTAAAATTCTGACCGTGAAAGGCGTGATCCCATTTACCAAAAAACAGCTACTAACCAATTTGTTCAGCATGGCGGAAGCACAAGATAGCGGCGCTCGCCAAATCTACCGCATTAGCAACAAAACGGCAGAAGCTTTGAAAATCCGACAAGTGAAATTCCAAGGTGCTGTTCGTGCCGATGAGCAAGATTCTCACAGGCAATGGAGCGTTTCATTTGAACTGATAGAGCATCTATCGGTACCAGAACGAGTGGAACAACGCCAGCCGGATAAACCTGCGGCACAGCAAAAAGTGCAAGGTGTGAATACTCCGGTTGAAATCGGACAAAGTGACGATGTGCCGCCAGGTACCGACGTGGAGCTAACAGGCTTTATGAAAATACTTAAAGCTGCCGATAATGCTTTAGCTTAG
- the rlmA gene encoding 23S rRNA (guanine(745)-N(1))-methyltransferase, with the protein MHYQCPLCHQPLSQHDRTFKCEKNHQFDLAKEGYVNLMPAHHKRSKDPGDNKEMMQARRRFLEGNHYDPMRQAVVGLCSSYLPDTDPSLLDIGCGEGYYTNEIALNLQNQNGAIFGLDISKIAIKYAAKRYPAVDFSVASSHRLPFAENSLDGILRIYAPCKAEELQRTIKDRGVVITVTPASRHLYQLRDAIYDGVRLHDEDPEVIEGFTLEHQEQLNYMMELSGSDAFDLLQMTPFAWKATEEFKQQLTNAEQFNCEADFMLRVYRKQV; encoded by the coding sequence ATGCACTACCAATGCCCTTTGTGTCACCAACCTTTATCTCAACACGATCGTACGTTTAAATGTGAAAAGAACCATCAGTTCGACCTAGCGAAAGAAGGCTATGTCAATTTGATGCCCGCACACCACAAACGCTCAAAAGATCCAGGTGACAATAAAGAGATGATGCAGGCGCGTCGTCGCTTCCTTGAAGGCAACCATTACGATCCAATGCGCCAAGCGGTAGTCGGCTTATGCTCAAGCTACCTGCCAGATACTGATCCTAGCCTGTTGGATATTGGCTGTGGTGAAGGGTATTACACCAACGAAATCGCCTTGAATCTTCAAAATCAAAACGGCGCGATTTTTGGCCTAGACATTTCTAAGATTGCTATCAAATACGCCGCTAAACGCTACCCTGCTGTCGACTTCTCTGTTGCTTCTAGCCATCGTCTACCCTTTGCTGAAAACAGCTTAGACGGCATTCTACGCATTTACGCGCCTTGCAAGGCTGAAGAGCTGCAACGCACCATCAAAGACCGTGGCGTCGTGATCACCGTAACACCAGCCAGCCGACACCTATACCAACTGCGTGATGCTATTTATGATGGCGTTCGCTTACACGATGAAGACCCTGAAGTGATCGAAGGTTTTACTCTTGAGCACCAAGAGCAGCTAAACTATATGATGGAACTATCGGGGTCAGATGCATTCGACCTGCTACAGATGACGCCGTTTGCTTGGAAAGCAACTGAGGAGTTTAAACAACAACTCACAAACGCAGAGCAATTCAACTGTGAAGCGGATTTTATGCTGAGAGTGTATCGCAAACAGGTTTAA
- a CDS encoding alkaline phosphatase → MKHIIKPIIAVVATSTLSFNVLSAEIKNVILMIGDGMGPQQVGLLETYANQAPNSIYKGNKTALYQLAQEGVIGSSLTHPEDAIVVDSACSATMLATGIYSGSEVIGIDSQGNHVETVLEKAKKAGKATGLVSDTRLTHATPASFAAHQPHRSLENQIASDMLATGADVMLSGGLRHWIPKSTNDKGETYKQLEQLTQGDVYLKSKRKDERNLLTEAKKGGYQLAFNRSMLEGAQGDKLLGLFAYSGMDDGITYSKKKGSDERTQPSLKEMTQKALSVLSKDEDGFFLMVEGGQIDWAGHSNDAGTMLHELLKFDEAIQTVYEWAKDREDTIVIVTADHETGSFGFSYSSNDLPKPQKRSGEAFADRDYAPNFNFGAFDILDGLYNQKQSYYGMISEYQKLDKALQTPEKLAEIVNKNSEFPITAEQAKNVLASKPNPYRLAQHKYLSAEEVPAINDFDAFFPYNDRGNLLAREQATGQNIVWGTGTHTHTPVNVFAWGPAEKILPVSKIMHHSELGEYIKQQVN, encoded by the coding sequence ATGAAGCACATTATAAAACCAATCATTGCCGTAGTGGCAACCTCAACACTATCATTTAACGTACTTTCGGCAGAAATCAAAAACGTCATTCTGATGATTGGCGATGGTATGGGGCCTCAACAAGTTGGCTTATTGGAAACCTACGCAAACCAAGCGCCAAACTCCATCTATAAAGGGAACAAAACCGCCCTTTATCAACTTGCTCAAGAAGGGGTTATTGGTTCATCCCTAACTCATCCAGAAGATGCAATCGTGGTCGATTCTGCTTGTTCTGCCACCATGCTTGCGACTGGAATCTACAGTGGTTCAGAAGTAATAGGCATTGACTCTCAAGGTAATCATGTTGAAACAGTACTTGAGAAAGCGAAAAAAGCAGGTAAAGCGACTGGCTTAGTATCCGACACACGCTTAACGCACGCGACCCCTGCTTCCTTTGCCGCTCACCAACCTCACCGCTCTTTAGAGAATCAAATTGCATCCGATATGTTAGCAACGGGCGCTGATGTGATGCTTTCAGGTGGGCTACGTCACTGGATTCCAAAATCAACCAATGACAAAGGCGAAACTTACAAGCAACTTGAGCAACTGACTCAAGGTGACGTTTACCTAAAATCGAAGCGTAAAGACGAACGTAACCTGCTAACTGAAGCAAAGAAAGGCGGCTACCAACTGGCGTTTAACCGCAGCATGTTAGAAGGTGCTCAGGGCGATAAGTTACTTGGCCTGTTCGCCTACTCAGGCATGGATGACGGCATCACTTACAGCAAAAAGAAAGGGAGTGACGAACGAACTCAACCGAGCTTGAAAGAGATGACACAAAAAGCACTCAGTGTCCTATCCAAAGATGAAGACGGTTTTTTCCTAATGGTCGAAGGTGGCCAAATCGACTGGGCCGGTCACAGTAACGATGCAGGTACGATGCTGCATGAACTGCTCAAGTTTGATGAAGCGATCCAAACTGTATATGAATGGGCGAAAGATCGTGAAGACACTATCGTGATTGTAACCGCAGACCACGAAACAGGTTCTTTCGGCTTCAGCTACTCTTCTAACGACTTACCAAAGCCACAGAAACGTTCTGGCGAAGCCTTTGCCGATCGCGACTATGCACCCAACTTTAACTTTGGCGCATTCGATATACTTGATGGTTTGTACAATCAAAAACAAAGCTACTACGGCATGATCAGCGAATACCAGAAATTGGATAAAGCTCTACAAACACCTGAAAAACTGGCTGAGATCGTCAACAAAAACAGTGAGTTCCCTATCACAGCTGAACAAGCGAAAAACGTCTTAGCAAGTAAGCCGAACCCATACCGATTGGCTCAGCACAAATACTTGTCGGCAGAAGAAGTGCCTGCTATCAACGATTTCGATGCTTTCTTCCCATATAACGACCGTGGCAACCTACTTGCTCGAGAACAAGCAACAGGTCAAAACATCGTTTGGGGTACAGGCACACACACCCATACACCTGTGAATGTGTTTGCTTGGGGGCCTGCCGAAAAGATATTGCCAGTATCAAAAATCATGCATCACTCAGAGCTTGGTGAGTACATCAAGCAACAAGTAAATTAG
- the gap gene encoding type I glyceraldehyde-3-phosphate dehydrogenase, translating to MTIKVGINGFGRIGRFVFRAAQERADIEVVGINDLIDVEYMAYMLKYDSTHGRFNGTVEVEGGNLIVNGKTVRVTAERNPEDLKWDAIDVDVVAEATGLFLTDETARKHITAGAKKVVLTGPSKDATPMFVMGVNQASYAGQDIVSNASCTTNCLAPIAKVLNDKWGIESGLMTTVHATTATQKTVDGPSAKDWRGGRGASQNIIPSSTGAAKAVGVVLPELNGLLTGMAFRVPTANVSVVDLTVNLKEAASYEEICAAMKEASEGEMAGVLGYTEDQVVSQDFIGETQTSVFDAKAGVALTDKFVKVVSWYDNEIGYSNKVLDLIAHISK from the coding sequence ATGACTATCAAAGTAGGTATTAACGGTTTTGGCCGTATCGGCCGTTTCGTATTCCGCGCAGCTCAAGAGCGTGCAGACATCGAAGTAGTAGGTATTAACGATCTAATCGACGTAGAGTACATGGCATACATGCTTAAGTACGACTCAACTCACGGCCGTTTCAACGGTACTGTTGAAGTTGAAGGCGGTAACCTAATCGTTAACGGTAAAACTGTACGTGTTACAGCTGAACGTAACCCAGAAGATCTTAAGTGGGATGCTATCGACGTAGACGTAGTTGCTGAAGCAACTGGTCTTTTCCTAACTGACGAGACTGCACGTAAGCACATCACTGCTGGTGCTAAGAAAGTTGTTCTTACTGGTCCTTCTAAAGATGCAACTCCAATGTTCGTAATGGGCGTTAACCAAGCATCTTACGCTGGTCAAGACATCGTTTCTAACGCTTCTTGTACTACTAACTGTCTTGCACCTATCGCTAAAGTACTTAACGATAAGTGGGGCATTGAGTCTGGTCTTATGACTACAGTTCACGCTACTACAGCAACTCAAAAAACTGTAGATGGCCCTTCTGCTAAAGACTGGCGCGGTGGCCGTGGTGCTTCTCAAAACATCATCCCATCTTCAACTGGTGCTGCTAAAGCTGTAGGCGTTGTTCTTCCAGAACTAAACGGCCTTCTAACTGGTATGGCTTTCCGTGTACCAACTGCTAACGTATCTGTAGTTGACCTAACAGTTAACCTAAAAGAAGCTGCATCTTACGAAGAAATTTGTGCTGCAATGAAAGAAGCTTCTGAAGGCGAAATGGCTGGCGTTCTAGGTTACACAGAAGACCAAGTTGTTTCTCAAGACTTCATCGGCGAAACTCAAACTTCAGTATTCGATGCTAAAGCTGGTGTTGCTCTAACTGACAAATTCGTTAAAGTTGTATCTTGGTACGACAACGAAATCGGTTACTCAAACAAAGTTCTAGACCTAATCGCTCACATCTCTAAGTAA